A region of Lepeophtheirus salmonis chromosome 13, UVic_Lsal_1.4, whole genome shotgun sequence DNA encodes the following proteins:
- the LOC121128121 gene encoding uncharacterized protein, whose translation MFKEVPKFGVSEDPFNYLRTSSCSSSIGKPPSYSAPLRPSLSSSSAPTTTYFTTPSVQGSAAPNIPKSGKWNAMHVRIARKIYNHQQKQKPDHKNSQPNSTPIAVKTTTHSLSSKIEASKPKAPHHYCPPSETTKTDSHSRPNILHQNKTYPGFANSSCMPNHGDLFDSLNLRSPLGNPSNIYGSSSIDALNPDAGYGAPVSSPSFSPTTPSPFGDLGSVRSDNFGHRPGMCPLKSEPPMLSVHKRKRRDEQFHKERDIYREHSNYARERERNVNNRNNSRSPIHSSSLSGSPSRTNALPLLPIEKKTKPGIVLDMSRPVSSSSVKQVQHYYIIVVPPPILSSEGRLNATTTIGRTSVNLNTNGTKHTNGPLSATLSPQELQQPLQSYNAKAVSSTANPYGMFGQSVSSTSNNPSLNSPHMGVSGLPPFGLDPCIEPCKSLMSGAPPYPPKDNLSDVRERELLRQNPLGSIIVNEQDRVDMVVLSEGYPPHTVADPSGGYLENPPMLNQSYDSALKSTPVVPPTPPLGMYPGFPGHHGLPPSLNGHGGTDSSAPYK comes from the exons ATg tttaaagaAGTGCCAAAATTTGGTGTTTCAGAAGATCCTTTTAATTATCTGAGAACATCTTCATGTTCTAGTAGTATTGGAAAACCTCCATCTTATAGTGCTCCATTGAGGCCTTCCTTGTCTTCATCTTCGGCTCCAACTACCACATATTTTACTACTCCATCTGTTCAGGGCTCTGCTGCTCCAAATATTCCA AAATCGGGTAAGTGGAACGCAATGCATGTCAGAATTGcgaggaaaatatataatcatcaacaaaaacaaaaacctgATCATAAAAATTCTCAACCCAACTCCACACCTATAGCTGTAAAGACCACAACCCATAGtctttcttctaaaattgaagCTTCAAAGCCTAAGGCTCCACATCATTATTGTCCGCCTTCTGAAACTACCAAAACTGACTCTCATTCTCGACCTAATattcttcatcaaaataaaacctATCCAGGTTTTGCTAATTCTTCGTGTATGCCCAATCACGGAGATCTATTTGATTCGTTAAACTTAAGGTCACCGCTTGGTAACCCTTCTAATATTTATGGTTCTTCATccattg ATGCATTAAATCCTGATGCCGGATATGGAGCACCTGTATCTTCTCCAAGTTTTTCACCAACTACCCCAAGTCCATTTGGAGACTTGGGATCAGTTCGTTCTGATAATTTTGGACATCGACCTGGTATGTGCCCATTGAAGTCAGAGCCTCCAATGCTCTCTGTACACAAAAGAAAACGCCGTGACGAGCAATTTCATAAAGAAAGGGACATATATCGGGAACATAGTAATTATGCTAGGGAACGCGAAAGAAATGTCAATAATCGAAATAATTCGAGGTCTCCCATTCATTCGTCGTCACTATCAGGTTCACCGTCACGAACAAATGCTTTACCTTTACttccaattgaaaaaaaaactaaacctGGCATTGTATTAGACATGTCACGCCCAGTTTCTTCCAGTAGTGTCAAACAAGTTCAGcactattatataattgttgtCCCTCCTCCCATTTTGTCAAGTGAAGGACGATTAAATGCAACCACAACTATTGGGCGCACAAGTGTAAATTTGAATACTAATGGTACTAAACATACCAATGGGCCTCTGTCTGCTACCCTTTCTCCACAAGAGTTACAACAGCCCCTTCAATCGTACAATGCTAAGGCTGTTTCATCAACGGCTAATCCTTATGGAATGTTTGGTCAGTCTGTTTCGTCTACATCAAATAATCCGTCCTTGAACTCTCCTCATATGGGTGTAAGCGGACTTCCTCCTTTTGGACTTGATCCATGTATAGAACCTTGCAAATCTCTAATGAGTGGAGCTCCTCCTTATCCTCCCAAGGATAATTTAAGTGATGTGAGAGAAAGAGAATTACTTCGACAAAATCCATTAGGATCAATTATAGTAAATGAACAAGATAGAGTTGACATGGTGGTATTGAGTGAAGGTTATCCTCCACATACAGTTGCGGATCCTAGTGGAGGCTATTTAGAAAATCCACCAATGTTGAATCAAAGTTATGACTCTGCTTTAAAGAGTACGCCTGTTGTACCTCCTACTCCTCCCTTGGGAATGTATCCAGGATTTCCTGGGCATCATGGATTACCTCCGTCATTAAACGGACATGGAGGAACAGATTCTTCTGCtccttataaatga